The Pedobacter roseus genome contains a region encoding:
- the moaCB gene encoding bifunctional molybdenum cofactor biosynthesis protein MoaC/MoaB: protein MVNITKKSNTLRIAIATATVKVSKQETIDAIEQRKIPKGDVFEFARAAGLFGVKKTSDVIPDCHPLPIEYTAITYQIEGLTIIITVEVHTIYKTGVEVEAMHGASVTALTMYDMLKPIDKGVEIEHIRLLKKSGGKSDLKNVKFPEIKAAVVVCSDSVFGNKAQDTSGKAIISRLEQWGINTQKYEIVPDEIDAIRIKAIELNKAGFQLVIFTGGTGLSPRDVTPEAIAPLIDRNIEGIMETARRYGQERMSYAMLSRGVAGFIGQTLVLTFPGSKSGAEESMDALFPQVLHLFKVIKGDKH, encoded by the coding sequence ATGGTAAACATCACCAAAAAATCCAACACGCTGCGCATCGCCATTGCCACCGCTACGGTAAAAGTATCGAAGCAGGAAACCATCGATGCCATTGAACAACGTAAAATACCCAAGGGAGATGTTTTTGAATTTGCACGTGCAGCAGGATTATTCGGCGTAAAAAAAACCAGTGATGTAATTCCTGATTGCCATCCCCTACCAATCGAATATACAGCCATTACTTACCAAATTGAGGGTTTAACCATCATTATTACCGTTGAAGTACACACCATTTACAAAACAGGAGTAGAAGTTGAAGCCATGCATGGTGCTTCGGTTACAGCTTTAACCATGTATGATATGTTGAAACCTATTGATAAGGGTGTGGAGATCGAGCACATCAGGTTACTAAAAAAATCTGGCGGAAAATCTGACCTTAAAAATGTAAAATTCCCTGAAATAAAAGCCGCTGTAGTCGTATGTTCGGATTCAGTATTCGGAAATAAAGCACAGGATACTTCCGGCAAAGCCATTATTTCGCGTTTAGAGCAATGGGGAATTAATACACAGAAATATGAAATCGTTCCGGATGAAATCGATGCAATTAGAATTAAGGCTATCGAATTAAATAAAGCGGGTTTTCAACTGGTTATCTTTACTGGTGGTACCGGACTCTCGCCCCGCGATGTAACACCAGAAGCTATTGCACCTTTAATTGACCGCAATATTGAAGGTATTATGGAAACTGCAAGGCGTTACGGACAGGAGCGCATGTCCTACGCCATGCTTTCGCGCGGTGTAGCAGGTTTTATAGGCCAAACATTGGTATTAACCTTCCCTGGATCAAAAAGTGGTGCTGAGGAAAGTATGGATGCGCTTTTTCCACAGGTTTTACATTTGTTTAAAGTAATTAAGGGAGATAAGCATTAA
- a CDS encoding cold-shock protein: MKNGTVKFFNSEKGFGFIKEENGSEIFVHASGLIDEIRENDTVEYEVQEGKKGLNAVKVRVV; the protein is encoded by the coding sequence ATGAAAAACGGAACAGTAAAATTTTTTAACTCAGAAAAAGGCTTTGGCTTCATTAAAGAAGAAAACGGATCTGAGATTTTTGTGCATGCATCAGGCCTGATTGACGAAATCAGAGAAAATGATACAGTTGAATACGAAGTTCAAGAAGGCAAAAAAGGCCTTAATGCAGTGAAAGTAAGAGTTGTTTAA
- a CDS encoding DUF4982 domain-containing protein, with translation MKKILFTIFMVSLAYLNAAAQRTEILLDEGWKFSKGNFPNAAEAGFNDSRWETVTVPHDWAISGPFDKEIDKQVTAITQNGETKASEKTGRTGALPYIGEGWYRKKLSLPALKPNQKVLLQIDGAMSEPRVYLNGKLVGQWNYGYNYFYIDITNDLKANANLLAVHLKNMAKSSRWYPGAGLYRNIHLIIKEEKSIDQWGITVTTPIVKREFAKVNIKTKLTGKGMRLVTQILDSLGKQVAIDTAKGIFGNEADQNLEINNPVLWSPERPYLYTAVSSVYEGNVLKDVVKTRLGVRTINFSPGIGFSLNGKVRKFKGVCLHHDLGPLGTAINTAALRRQLTILKEMGCDAIRSSHNMPSPEQLELCDEMGFMFLAESFDEWAKAKVENGYHLYFNTDAEKDIVNLVQANKNHPCIVMWSSGNEVPDQFGGEGVKRAKWLQEIFHREDPTRPVTVGMDQVKATMQSGFGALMDIPGLNYRVHLYEEANKVFPQGFILGSETASTVSSRGIYKFPVVKGFDKQYPDFQSSSYDLEYCSWSNVPDDDFVMQDDKPWVIGEFVWTGFDYLGEPTPYDNSWPSRSSYFGISDLAGLPKDRYYLYRSRWNKTAPTLHLLPHWNWEGREGQTTPVFVYTSYDSAELFLNGKSLGVRKKDKSSPQNRYRLMWMDVKYEPGTLKVVALDGNGKPVAEEKITTAGKPYKIVLTPDKKQISADGKDLSFVTVSVVDKNGIPCPTATNALNFEVKGAGAFKAVCNGDATSLESFVKPTMKLFSGKLVVVVQSGKKDGTIQLSVKGKGLQTGNVEIVSVK, from the coding sequence TTGAAGAAAATACTTTTTACCATTTTTATGGTTAGCCTTGCTTATTTAAATGCCGCTGCCCAAAGAACCGAAATCCTGTTAGATGAAGGCTGGAAATTCTCAAAAGGAAATTTCCCAAATGCTGCCGAAGCTGGTTTTAATGATTCGCGTTGGGAAACCGTAACTGTTCCACATGATTGGGCCATTAGCGGGCCATTTGATAAAGAAATAGATAAACAGGTAACCGCAATTACCCAAAATGGAGAAACCAAAGCCAGTGAGAAAACAGGTAGAACCGGAGCTTTGCCTTATATCGGTGAAGGTTGGTACAGGAAAAAGCTCAGTCTTCCGGCACTTAAACCAAACCAAAAAGTTTTGCTGCAAATTGATGGTGCCATGAGCGAACCACGTGTTTACCTCAATGGAAAACTGGTTGGCCAATGGAACTATGGTTACAATTACTTTTATATCGATATTACCAATGACCTAAAAGCGAATGCTAATTTATTGGCCGTTCACCTGAAGAATATGGCAAAATCGTCGCGTTGGTACCCGGGAGCAGGTTTGTACCGTAACATACATTTAATTATTAAAGAAGAAAAAAGCATCGATCAATGGGGGATCACTGTTACTACGCCAATTGTTAAAAGAGAATTTGCCAAAGTAAACATCAAAACTAAATTAACCGGTAAAGGTATGCGTTTGGTTACGCAGATTTTAGATAGTTTGGGTAAGCAGGTGGCTATTGATACTGCAAAGGGTATTTTTGGGAATGAGGCTGATCAGAATTTAGAAATCAATAACCCTGTTCTCTGGAGTCCGGAGCGCCCATATTTGTATACCGCAGTATCGAGTGTTTATGAAGGAAATGTATTGAAAGATGTCGTAAAAACAAGATTAGGGGTCAGAACAATCAATTTCAGCCCGGGCATCGGCTTTAGTTTGAACGGTAAAGTAAGAAAATTTAAAGGTGTTTGTTTACACCACGACCTTGGGCCGCTTGGAACGGCCATTAATACAGCTGCATTAAGAAGGCAACTTACCATCTTAAAAGAAATGGGTTGCGATGCCATCCGTAGTTCGCACAATATGCCTTCACCAGAGCAACTGGAATTGTGTGATGAAATGGGTTTTATGTTCCTTGCCGAAAGTTTTGATGAATGGGCGAAAGCCAAGGTAGAAAATGGTTACCACCTGTATTTTAATACCGATGCTGAAAAAGACATTGTAAACCTGGTGCAGGCGAATAAAAACCACCCTTGTATCGTAATGTGGAGTTCGGGGAACGAAGTGCCGGATCAGTTTGGTGGCGAAGGAGTTAAGAGAGCCAAATGGTTGCAGGAAATCTTCCACCGCGAAGATCCAACACGTCCGGTTACTGTTGGCATGGATCAGGTGAAGGCAACAATGCAATCAGGTTTTGGGGCGCTGATGGATATTCCCGGATTAAATTATCGGGTACATCTTTACGAGGAAGCCAATAAAGTTTTTCCGCAGGGATTTATTTTGGGATCAGAAACCGCATCAACCGTAAGCTCAAGGGGGATCTATAAATTTCCTGTTGTAAAAGGTTTTGATAAACAGTATCCCGATTTTCAATCCTCTTCTTACGACCTGGAATATTGCAGCTGGTCTAATGTTCCTGACGATGATTTTGTAATGCAGGATGATAAACCATGGGTGATCGGGGAGTTTGTTTGGACAGGTTTTGATTATCTTGGCGAACCCACACCTTACGATAACAGCTGGCCATCAAGAAGTTCATATTTTGGAATCTCTGATCTTGCAGGTTTACCTAAAGACCGTTATTACCTGTACAGAAGTCGCTGGAATAAAACAGCACCCACGCTTCACTTACTTCCACACTGGAACTGGGAGGGAAGAGAAGGCCAAACCACGCCCGTTTTTGTGTACACCAGTTACGATAGCGCCGAACTTTTCTTAAACGGAAAAAGTTTAGGGGTGCGGAAAAAAGATAAATCAAGCCCGCAGAACCGTTACCGGTTGATGTGGATGGATGTTAAATATGAGCCAGGGACTTTAAAAGTAGTAGCCCTTGATGGCAACGGAAAGCCAGTGGCAGAAGAAAAGATCACTACAGCGGGTAAACCCTATAAAATTGTATTAACGCCAGATAAAAAACAAATTAGCGCTGATGGCAAAGATTTATCTTTCGTAACGGTATCAGTTGTTGATAAAAATGGAATACCCTGCCCAACAGCAACCAATGCTTTAAATTTTGAAGTAAAAGGAGCTGGTGCATTCAAAGCAGTTTGTAATGGCGATGCCACTTCATTAGAATCTTTTGTAAAACCAACCATGAAATTGTTCAGCGGAAAGCTGGTAGTGGTGGTTCAATCGGGCAAAAAAGATGGTACAATTCAATTGAGTGTGAAAGGAAAAGGATTGCAAACCGGAAATGTAGAAATTGTTTCAGTGAAGTAA
- a CDS encoding membrane or secreted protein, with protein sequence MILLKKLSLSVAFAAMAIVVHAQNKQGVYVDASGVIRWEKDHKEAAFFGTNYTAPFAYGNRAIVRMGVTAEQAIKDDVYHFSRLGLDAFRVHVWDQEISDAEGNLINNEHLRLFDFLLAELKKRKIKTLVTPIAFWGNGYPEKDEKTGSFANKYGKDKSVVSEEAFKAQENYLKQFFKHKNPYTGLTYQQDVDILAAEINNEPHHSGPKERATEYVNRMTSAIKSVGWTKPIFYNISESPWYADAIVKANVQGHTFQWYPTGLVAGHTLQGNYLPNVAKYKIPFDTIPTFKNRAKAVYEFDAGDVMAPIMYPAMARSFRAAGFQWATQFAYDPMATAYANTEYQTHYLNLAYTPSKAISMLIASKVFHQTLRLDTLNNGNSLGPFKIDYKNSLSEMNTAEEFYYTNSTSSKIINAKKLKHIAGVGSSKIVQYDGRGAYFIDQVAAGVWRLEVMPDAVQIRDPFEKASPEKEVTRIIWSTLPMDIDLPDLGSNFTIMGLNQGNTVNSAAVKNGFNVSPGTYLLVKKNQKTNLNAQSSYQNITLGEFVAPKASKGDVFVKHQPLRAISAGIAIQLQAEITGLTAKDSAFIQFNGANRWQNIPLQKKREYEYAATIPAELVKDGLLKYQIIIHKANGDYITFPGRVNGNPNAWDKLEPESYQTYVAAKNARVEIFNAALDGENSNIYNPDWGNSKIEYVSDENPSVLSMKLSINIPKSIQLMGFQSFFVDKMTGRASELNNLSKMVIKIKANIENTKVKMGLIDTDAHFFSTEILAGKDFQLIEIPLNQLKNDAQLLLPRPYPGFLPLYYQSPNKAAFDLKNAEKLEITFGYGASPKPINIAIESIYLK encoded by the coding sequence ATGATTTTACTCAAAAAACTGTCGCTTTCCGTTGCTTTTGCCGCCATGGCAATTGTTGTTCATGCCCAAAATAAACAGGGTGTTTATGTAGATGCATCGGGTGTAATCCGTTGGGAGAAAGACCATAAAGAAGCCGCTTTTTTCGGTACAAACTATACCGCACCCTTTGCTTACGGTAACAGGGCCATTGTAAGGATGGGTGTAACTGCCGAACAAGCGATAAAAGATGATGTATATCATTTTTCGCGTTTGGGTTTGGATGCCTTCCGTGTACATGTTTGGGACCAGGAAATATCGGATGCTGAAGGAAACCTGATCAATAATGAACATTTGCGCCTTTTCGATTTTCTGCTGGCCGAACTTAAAAAACGTAAAATTAAAACTTTGGTTACGCCAATTGCTTTTTGGGGAAACGGATATCCGGAGAAGGATGAAAAAACAGGCAGTTTTGCTAATAAATATGGTAAAGATAAATCGGTAGTAAGCGAAGAAGCTTTTAAAGCACAGGAAAATTACCTGAAACAGTTCTTTAAACATAAAAATCCTTACACGGGTTTAACCTATCAGCAGGATGTTGATATTTTGGCTGCAGAAATCAATAACGAACCTCATCACAGCGGGCCAAAAGAAAGAGCTACGGAATATGTAAACCGCATGACCTCCGCCATAAAAAGTGTCGGCTGGACTAAACCTATTTTCTATAATATCAGCGAATCGCCCTGGTATGCCGATGCCATTGTAAAGGCAAATGTTCAGGGACATACCTTCCAATGGTACCCAACAGGCTTGGTTGCCGGCCATACGCTGCAAGGCAATTACCTGCCCAATGTAGCAAAGTACAAAATTCCTTTCGATACCATTCCCACGTTTAAAAACCGCGCTAAAGCGGTGTACGAATTTGATGCGGGTGATGTAATGGCGCCGATCATGTATCCGGCAATGGCCAGAAGTTTCAGGGCAGCTGGTTTTCAATGGGCCACGCAATTTGCCTACGATCCCATGGCAACTGCTTATGCCAATACCGAATATCAAACCCATTATTTAAACCTGGCTTATACACCTTCAAAAGCAATTAGTATGTTAATTGCTTCAAAGGTTTTTCATCAAACATTACGTTTAGATACGTTAAATAATGGCAATTCCTTAGGCCCGTTCAAAATTGATTATAAAAATTCACTGAGCGAAATGAATACTGCCGAAGAATTTTATTACACTAATTCCACCTCTTCGAAAATAATTAATGCCAAAAAACTAAAACATATTGCGGGGGTTGGAAGCTCAAAAATTGTTCAATATGATGGTAGGGGAGCTTACTTTATCGATCAGGTGGCTGCCGGAGTATGGCGTTTGGAAGTGATGCCTGATGCGGTTCAGATCAGGGATCCTTTTGAAAAAGCTTCGCCTGAAAAAGAAGTTACACGGATCATTTGGTCTACCTTGCCAATGGATATCGATCTGCCCGATTTAGGCTCCAATTTTACAATTATGGGCTTAAATCAAGGTAATACGGTTAATTCGGCAGCTGTTAAAAATGGGTTTAATGTTTCTCCCGGAACTTATCTGTTGGTAAAGAAAAACCAGAAAACCAATCTAAATGCGCAAAGCAGTTATCAGAATATTACCTTGGGCGAATTTGTTGCCCCCAAAGCTTCAAAAGGAGATGTATTTGTTAAACATCAGCCTTTAAGAGCAATTTCGGCAGGTATAGCCATTCAGCTCCAGGCAGAAATTACAGGCCTAACCGCAAAAGATTCTGCTTTTATTCAATTTAATGGCGCAAACCGCTGGCAAAATATTCCTTTACAAAAAAAACGGGAGTACGAATATGCCGCTACAATTCCTGCTGAACTGGTTAAAGATGGTTTACTAAAATACCAGATTATTATCCATAAGGCTAATGGGGATTACATTACTTTTCCGGGCCGTGTAAATGGAAATCCAAATGCATGGGATAAGCTCGAACCCGAAAGCTACCAGACTTATGTTGCAGCTAAAAATGCCAGGGTAGAAATCTTCAATGCAGCTTTAGATGGGGAAAACAGTAATATTTATAATCCAGATTGGGGAAATAGTAAAATAGAATACGTTTCAGATGAAAATCCATCTGTTTTAAGTATGAAGCTATCTATTAATATACCTAAAAGTATCCAACTGATGGGTTTTCAAAGCTTTTTCGTTGATAAAATGACTGGAAGAGCTTCGGAACTGAATAATTTGAGCAAAATGGTCATCAAAATAAAGGCAAATATCGAAAACACTAAAGTTAAGATGGGCTTAATTGATACCGATGCCCATTTCTTCTCCACCGAAATCCTTGCGGGAAAAGATTTTCAACTGATCGAAATTCCATTAAATCAGCTTAAAAATGATGCGCAATTATTGCTTCCGCGTCCTTATCCTGGCTTTTTGCCACTTTATTATCAATCACCAAACAAAGCTGCATTCGACTTAAAAAATGCCGAAAAGCTCGAAATTACTTTTGGTTATGGGGCTAGTCCCAAACCAATCAATATTGCTATCGAATCTATTTATTTAAAATAA
- a CDS encoding molybdenum cofactor biosynthesis protein MoaE produces MSEKTIKNIFVNGPIEPAFIADSIAKHSSKTAIGGHSIFMGQVRKDEIDAKFVAAIEYTAYEELALEKMHQIRESIFEKYPLNCMHIYHSLGTVKTGEICLFVFTSSAHRKPAMEACTEVVDRLKAELPIWGKEIFEDETHQWKENT; encoded by the coding sequence ATGAGCGAAAAAACGATAAAAAACATATTTGTTAACGGGCCAATTGAGCCTGCTTTTATAGCCGACAGCATTGCAAAGCACAGCAGCAAAACCGCTATTGGGGGCCATAGTATTTTTATGGGTCAGGTGAGAAAAGATGAGATTGATGCCAAATTTGTTGCTGCGATTGAGTATACTGCTTATGAAGAACTTGCCCTCGAAAAAATGCACCAGATCAGGGAAAGCATTTTCGAAAAATACCCGCTCAACTGTATGCACATTTACCACAGTTTAGGTACAGTTAAAACAGGCGAGATCTGCCTTTTTGTTTTCACCTCTTCAGCGCACCGAAAACCTGCAATGGAAGCCTGTACGGAAGTAGTAGACCGTTTAAAAGCCGAATTACCAATTTGGGGCAAAGAAATATTCGAAGACGAAACACATCAGTGGAAAGAAAATACATAA